Proteins encoded in a region of the Streptomyces sp. V4I8 genome:
- a CDS encoding TIGR02678 family protein — protein sequence MSTRVAENVSALELADYQKAVRLVLRHPLITTVYPDGGALARVRRWAEQLRTDLMEVLGYRLITTADTARLQRAQDQLDATRPALSRSGRPFDRRRYAYLALALAALGRHGAQVALGELADAVAADAARVDGLGLDTGRKHDRDAFVDAVSWLAERGVLRLADGSAASWATDPDRAEALYDIDREVLTAVYQPTRVLQHVTSVTALLDSAGARSLSEGRRAQRLSAARRARRLVLEHPVAYYADAGPELTGQLRAPALAEDLTRLTGLTVERRAEGIALVDTSGRLSDTRFPGGGTVAQAALLLGARISEAAARTGRHAPELLPAPTAAERLADRAGRIDLALPAQGVFAQAAADREDTQERDDEVSAASEVRYPFVTTSWLRARTREIIAQYGAGFAADLRGDPDRLLGQSLDLLDAMSLIVRVEGGILALPLLARYRGVTAEVKARPRTAQSPRSVKGPEAVTPDALFAADDVKDSA from the coding sequence ATGAGCACCCGCGTCGCCGAGAACGTCTCGGCGCTGGAGCTGGCCGACTACCAGAAGGCCGTACGCCTCGTGCTGCGGCACCCGCTGATCACGACGGTGTACCCGGACGGCGGCGCGCTGGCGAGGGTGCGGCGCTGGGCCGAGCAGTTGCGTACCGATCTGATGGAGGTGCTCGGCTACCGGCTGATCACCACCGCCGATACCGCCCGCCTCCAGCGCGCCCAGGACCAACTGGATGCCACCCGGCCAGCGCTCAGCCGCTCCGGCCGCCCCTTCGACCGGCGCCGCTATGCCTACCTTGCTCTCGCTCTGGCCGCGCTTGGCCGGCACGGTGCCCAGGTCGCGCTCGGCGAACTCGCCGACGCCGTCGCTGCCGACGCGGCCCGCGTCGACGGGCTCGGCCTGGACACCGGCCGCAAGCACGACCGGGACGCCTTCGTCGACGCCGTTTCCTGGCTCGCCGAACGCGGCGTGCTGCGCCTTGCCGACGGCTCGGCCGCCTCCTGGGCCACCGATCCGGACCGGGCCGAGGCCCTCTATGACATCGACCGGGAGGTGCTCACCGCCGTCTACCAGCCCACCCGCGTCCTGCAGCACGTTACCTCGGTGACCGCGCTCTTGGACTCGGCGGGTGCGCGCAGCCTGTCCGAGGGGCGCCGGGCACAGCGGCTCTCCGCCGCCCGGCGGGCGCGCCGCCTGGTCCTGGAGCATCCGGTCGCCTACTACGCCGACGCCGGTCCCGAGCTGACCGGCCAGCTGCGCGCCCCCGCGCTCGCCGAGGACCTCACTCGCCTCACCGGCCTCACTGTCGAGCGGCGCGCGGAGGGCATCGCCCTGGTGGACACTTCGGGACGCCTCTCCGACACGCGGTTCCCCGGCGGCGGCACCGTCGCGCAGGCAGCGCTGCTACTCGGGGCGCGGATCAGCGAGGCCGCGGCGCGCACTGGGCGGCACGCGCCCGAGCTGTTGCCCGCGCCGACCGCCGCCGAGCGCCTCGCGGACCGGGCCGGCCGGATCGACCTGGCGCTGCCCGCGCAGGGCGTGTTCGCACAGGCTGCGGCAGATCGGGAGGACACGCAGGAGAGGGACGACGAGGTGTCCGCCGCCTCGGAGGTCCGTTACCCCTTTGTCACCACCTCCTGGCTGCGCGCCCGCACCAGGGAGATCATCGCCCAGTACGGTGCCGGGTTCGCCGCCGACCTGCGCGGTGACCCTGACCGGCTCCTCGGCCAGAGCCTTGACCTGCTGGACGCCATGTCGCTCATTGTGCGGGTGGAGGGCGGGATTCTCGCGCTGCCGCTGCTGGCCCGCTACCGCGGGGTGACGGCCGAGGTGAAGGCGCGTCCCCGCACCGCCCAGAGCCCCAGGAGCGTCAAAGGCCCCGAGGCGGTAACCCCCGATGCCCTGTTCGCCGCAGACGACGTGAAGGACTCCGCTTAA